The following are from one region of the Oscarella lobularis chromosome 3, ooOscLobu1.1, whole genome shotgun sequence genome:
- the LOC136184716 gene encoding protein white-like isoform X2, whose product MASSDEKSPLMEMSESSSYAAPAAARRLSEPAFRATLSWESVTAVARSSRSLSDRVGGVKSEDKVILDNVRGIARATELIALMGASGAGKTTLLDFLANQTSSLKVTGTVRLNGRKITKSELGNVAAYVHQEDLFIGTLKVSEHLRFQAALRMKQGDTTQVDDIMREMGLEKCKDTVIGIPGKMKGISGGEKKRLAFASEILGNPSILLADEPTSGLDSFMAESVVHVLQRLASSGRTVLCTIHQPSSDTFALFDRLILLSQGRVAYYGSSVDAMPFFSKLGFQCPTNYNPADFYIRELAIVPGKEGKCREKAERICNAFEESEHAGALNRSLADETNRAADSELIPFSKSKGYNAHWCTQFGWVCLRAWLSNIRDKTAVRVKIGQSIVIALLMGLMYYKTGYDQQRVQNIPAALFFAVIQLSISTMIAVLQTFPVEMPVFLREHRSRLYRPLVFYLAKSIADTPFVVIQVLVFSAVSYFMIGLHDGADRFFLFFSLCVIIAMVSLSLGYLVSASVPSVSVALAIGPVSFIPFLLFGGFFIRSGTVPVYLEWIQYISWFYYGFEALMINEWRGTNLTCSSIQNCFSNGTQVLDHLGLVESHFLRDLGLLGALFLGFRILTAFVIWIRVYRSEK is encoded by the exons ATGGCGAGCAGTGACGAAAAAAGCCCTCTCATGGAAATGAGCGAGTCTAGTTCTTACGCGGCGCCGGCCGCTGCACGTCGACTTTCGGAGCCTGCGTTTCGCGCAACTCTTTCGTGGGAAAGCGTCACTGCCGTTGCCCGAAGTTCGCGCTCTCTGTCTGATCGAGTTGGAGGGGTCAAGAGTGAAGATAAAGTCATACTGGACAATG TACGAGGCATTGCAAGAGCAACCGAGCTAATTGCACTGATGGGAGCAAG cGGAGCTGGAAAAACAACGTTGCTTGATTTCTTGGCCAATCAAACGAGTTCTTTGAAAGTCACGGGCACAGTCCGTTTGAACGGAAGAAAAATCACCAAATCTGAACTTGGAAATGTCGCTGCGTACGTTCACCAAGAGGATCTCTTTATAGGAACGCTGAAAGTGTCAGAACATCTTCGCTTTCAG GCGGCTCTTCGAATGAAACAAGGTGATACGACTCAAGTTGACGACATAATGCGCGAAATGGGGCTGGAGAAGTGCAAAGACACAGTTATTGGAATTCCGGGTAAAATGAAAGGCATTTCCGGTGGTGAAAAGAAGAGGTTGGCTTTTGCAAGCGAG ATTTTGGGAAATCCTTCTATTCTACTGGCTGACGAACCCACATCTGGGCTTGATTCCTTCATGGCGGAGTCAGTCGTGCACGTGTTGCAGAGATTGGCATCTAGTGGTCGCACGGTTTTGTGCACTATACACCAGCCTTCATCTGACACGTTTGCCCTATTCGAtcgtttgattttattatccCAAGGAAGAGTCGCCTATTACGGATCGTCGGTCGACGCCATGCCGTTTTTCAGCAAACTCGGGTTTCAATGTCCAACGAATTACAATCCTGCTGATTTTTACATTCGCGAGTTGGCGATTGTGCCGGGAAAGGAAGGAAAATGCAGAGAGAAGGCAGAG AGAATTTGTAATGCATTCGAAGAAAGCGAACATGCTGGTGCTCTCAACAGAAGTCTTGCAGATGAAACTAACAGAGCC GCCGACTCGGAGCTGATTCCCTTCTCCAAGTCCAAAGG cTACAACGCTCATTGGTGTACTCAGTTTGGATGGGTTTGTCTACGGGCTTGGCTATCCAACATTAGAGACAAGACTGCCGTGAGAGTGAAGATTGGCCAGTCTATC GTTATAGCGTTGCTGATGGGATTGATGTATTATAAAACTGGATACGATCAACAACGAGTTCAAAACATTCCAGCCGCATTGTTTTTTGCTGTTATTCAGTTGTCAATCAGCACAATGATAGCTGTTCTACAG ACGTTTCCGGTGGAAATGCCTGTGTTCTTGCGAGAACATCGATCCCGACTTTATCGACCGCTTGTCTTCTATTTGGCCAAATCAATAGCTGAC ACCCCTTTTGTTGTTATACAAGTGCTCGTCTTCAGCGCCGTGTCGTACTTCATGATAG GTCTTCACGACGGGGCAGACCggttcttcctcttcttcagttTGTGCGTCATAATAGCCATGGTGTCTCTATCTCTTG GGTACTTAGTTTCTGCTTCGGTGCCATCTGTTTCAGTGGCATTGGCCATCGGTCCGGTATCTTTTATTccgtttcttctctttggcGGATTCTTTATTCGTTCGGGAACTGT CCCTGTCTATCTTGAATGGATTCAGTACATTTCTTGGTTTTACTACGGTTTTGAAGCGCTTATGATAAATGAATGGCGAGGCACAAATCTGA CATGCTCTTCGATCCAAAATTGCTTTTCAAATGGAACACAAGTTCTCGATCACCTTGGATTGGTTGAG AGCCATTTTCTTCGCGATCTTGGCCTCTTAGGAGCGCTGTTTCTAGGGTTCCGAATTTTGACCGCTTTTGTCATTTGGATTCGCGTTTACAGAAGTGAAAAGTAG
- the LOC136184716 gene encoding protein white-like isoform X3, with product MASSDEKSPLMEMSESSSYAAPAAARRLSEPAFRATLSWESVTAVARSSRSLSDRVGGVKSEDKVILDNVRGIARATELIALMGASGAGKTTLLDFLANQTSSLKVTGTVRLNGRKITKSELGNVAAYVHQEDLFIGTLKVSEHLRFQAALRMKQGDTTQVDDIMREMGLEKCKDTVIGIPGKMKGISGGEKKRLAFASEILGNPSILLADEPTSGLDSFMAESVVHVLQRLASSGRTVLCTIHQPSSDTFALFDRLILLSQGRVAYYGSSVDAMPFFSKLGFQCPTNYNPADFYIRELAIVPGKEGKCREKAERICNAFEESEHAGALNRSLADETNRAADSELIPFSKSKGYNAHWCTQFGWVCLRAWLSNIRDKTAVRVKIGQSIVIALLMGLMYYKTGYDQQRVQNIPAALFFAVIQLSISTMIAVLQTFPVEMPVFLREHRSRLYRPLVFYLAKSIADTPFVVIQVLVFSAVSYFMIGLHDGADRFFLFFSLCVIIAMVSLSLGYLVSASVPSVSVALAIGPVSFIPFLLFGGFFIRSGTVPVYLEWIQYISWFYYGFEALMINEWRGTNLTCSSIQNCFSNGTQVLDHLGLVEVSVLSCRK from the exons ATGGCGAGCAGTGACGAAAAAAGCCCTCTCATGGAAATGAGCGAGTCTAGTTCTTACGCGGCGCCGGCCGCTGCACGTCGACTTTCGGAGCCTGCGTTTCGCGCAACTCTTTCGTGGGAAAGCGTCACTGCCGTTGCCCGAAGTTCGCGCTCTCTGTCTGATCGAGTTGGAGGGGTCAAGAGTGAAGATAAAGTCATACTGGACAATG TACGAGGCATTGCAAGAGCAACCGAGCTAATTGCACTGATGGGAGCAAG cGGAGCTGGAAAAACAACGTTGCTTGATTTCTTGGCCAATCAAACGAGTTCTTTGAAAGTCACGGGCACAGTCCGTTTGAACGGAAGAAAAATCACCAAATCTGAACTTGGAAATGTCGCTGCGTACGTTCACCAAGAGGATCTCTTTATAGGAACGCTGAAAGTGTCAGAACATCTTCGCTTTCAG GCGGCTCTTCGAATGAAACAAGGTGATACGACTCAAGTTGACGACATAATGCGCGAAATGGGGCTGGAGAAGTGCAAAGACACAGTTATTGGAATTCCGGGTAAAATGAAAGGCATTTCCGGTGGTGAAAAGAAGAGGTTGGCTTTTGCAAGCGAG ATTTTGGGAAATCCTTCTATTCTACTGGCTGACGAACCCACATCTGGGCTTGATTCCTTCATGGCGGAGTCAGTCGTGCACGTGTTGCAGAGATTGGCATCTAGTGGTCGCACGGTTTTGTGCACTATACACCAGCCTTCATCTGACACGTTTGCCCTATTCGAtcgtttgattttattatccCAAGGAAGAGTCGCCTATTACGGATCGTCGGTCGACGCCATGCCGTTTTTCAGCAAACTCGGGTTTCAATGTCCAACGAATTACAATCCTGCTGATTTTTACATTCGCGAGTTGGCGATTGTGCCGGGAAAGGAAGGAAAATGCAGAGAGAAGGCAGAG AGAATTTGTAATGCATTCGAAGAAAGCGAACATGCTGGTGCTCTCAACAGAAGTCTTGCAGATGAAACTAACAGAGCC GCCGACTCGGAGCTGATTCCCTTCTCCAAGTCCAAAGG cTACAACGCTCATTGGTGTACTCAGTTTGGATGGGTTTGTCTACGGGCTTGGCTATCCAACATTAGAGACAAGACTGCCGTGAGAGTGAAGATTGGCCAGTCTATC GTTATAGCGTTGCTGATGGGATTGATGTATTATAAAACTGGATACGATCAACAACGAGTTCAAAACATTCCAGCCGCATTGTTTTTTGCTGTTATTCAGTTGTCAATCAGCACAATGATAGCTGTTCTACAG ACGTTTCCGGTGGAAATGCCTGTGTTCTTGCGAGAACATCGATCCCGACTTTATCGACCGCTTGTCTTCTATTTGGCCAAATCAATAGCTGAC ACCCCTTTTGTTGTTATACAAGTGCTCGTCTTCAGCGCCGTGTCGTACTTCATGATAG GTCTTCACGACGGGGCAGACCggttcttcctcttcttcagttTGTGCGTCATAATAGCCATGGTGTCTCTATCTCTTG GGTACTTAGTTTCTGCTTCGGTGCCATCTGTTTCAGTGGCATTGGCCATCGGTCCGGTATCTTTTATTccgtttcttctctttggcGGATTCTTTATTCGTTCGGGAACTGT CCCTGTCTATCTTGAATGGATTCAGTACATTTCTTGGTTTTACTACGGTTTTGAAGCGCTTATGATAAATGAATGGCGAGGCACAAATCTGA CATGCTCTTCGATCCAAAATTGCTTTTCAAATGGAACACAAGTTCTCGATCACCTTGGATTGGTTGAGGTTAGCGTACTTTCTTGCAGAAAATGA